A region of Microcoleus sp. bin38.metabat.b11b12b14.051 DNA encodes the following proteins:
- the rpsN gene encoding 30S ribosomal protein S14, which produces MAKKSMVEREKKRQRLVDKYADKREDLKDQFDQAANQMDKMAIHRQLQQLPRGSSRTRLRNRCWATGRPRGYYRDFGLSRNMMREMAHEGLLPGVVKSSW; this is translated from the coding sequence ATGGCTAAAAAGAGCATGGTCGAGCGCGAGAAAAAGCGCCAAAGACTCGTAGACAAGTACGCTGACAAGCGCGAAGACCTGAAAGACCAGTTCGACCAAGCTGCGAATCAGATGGACAAAATGGCGATTCACCGCCAACTGCAACAGCTACCCCGTGGCAGTTCGCGGACTCGCTTGCGTAACCGCTGCTGGGCAACTGGTCGCCCCAGAGGTTACTACCGCGATTTCGGGCTCTCTCGCAACATGATGCGAGAAATGGCTCACGAAGGTCTCTTGCCCGGTGTTGTGAAGTCTAGCTGGTAG
- the nth gene encoding endonuclease III has translation MTKKLSLKQKSLEILIRLKRLYPEAPCTLNYETPVQLMVATILAAQCTDERVNLVTPALFERFPDAEALANADLDELERLVRSTGFYRNKSKNIKAACWAIVNKFNNQVPQQMELLLELPGVARKTANVVLAHAFDIHQGVTVDTHVKRLSQRLGLTEHADPIRIERDLMLLLPQPDWENWSIRLVYHGRAVCNARKPICNICELADLCPSANS, from the coding sequence ATGACTAAAAAGTTAAGTTTAAAACAAAAATCGCTCGAAATTCTGATTCGCCTCAAACGGCTGTATCCAGAAGCCCCTTGCACTCTCAACTACGAAACTCCCGTACAGTTGATGGTAGCGACGATTCTGGCGGCCCAGTGTACGGATGAGCGAGTCAATCTGGTGACGCCGGCGTTGTTTGAGCGTTTCCCGGATGCGGAGGCTTTGGCAAATGCTGATTTAGATGAATTGGAGCGTCTCGTGCGATCGACTGGTTTCTACCGGAATAAGTCTAAAAATATTAAAGCTGCTTGTTGGGCGATCGTCAACAAATTCAACAATCAAGTACCGCAGCAAATGGAACTGCTGCTAGAATTGCCCGGAGTCGCGCGCAAAACAGCTAATGTCGTCCTCGCCCACGCTTTTGACATTCATCAGGGCGTGACGGTAGACACTCACGTCAAGCGTTTGAGTCAGCGTTTGGGATTGACCGAACACGCCGATCCAATTCGGATCGAGCGGGATTTGATGCTATTGTTGCCACAGCCGGATTGGGAAAATTGGTCAATTCGATTGGTGTATCACGGTAGGGCAGTTTGTAATGCGAGAAAGCCGATTTGCAATATTTGCGAACTTGCAGATTTGTGTCCTTCTGCTAATAGTTAG
- a CDS encoding Uma2 family endonuclease, producing the protein MQVTTEEIIYPSSDGQPMADSTIQYKLIVTIKEGCESLFQDDPNVFIAADLLWYPVEGRPDISQAPDTMVIFGRPKGDRRSYIQSREDNIAPQVVFEIRSHNDSNTKMNKKLSFYYRYGVEEYYLYDPERNELEGWQIIEGSLEVIEQMEGWISPRLGVRFELGSEGLEIYKPDGEKFISPSETNAQRLLERQRAGQEFQRAERLAAKLRELNIDPDSI; encoded by the coding sequence ATGCAAGTCACAACCGAAGAAATTATTTATCCATCGAGCGACGGTCAACCAATGGCAGACAGCACAATACAATACAAATTAATTGTCACAATCAAAGAAGGTTGCGAATCGCTGTTTCAAGATGACCCCAACGTATTTATAGCAGCCGATTTACTGTGGTATCCGGTTGAAGGTAGACCAGATATTTCTCAAGCACCGGATACGATGGTGATATTTGGCAGACCAAAAGGCGATCGACGTTCCTACATACAATCTCGCGAAGACAATATTGCCCCGCAAGTCGTCTTTGAGATTCGCTCCCACAACGATAGCAACACAAAAATGAACAAAAAACTTTCATTTTACTATCGTTATGGAGTCGAAGAATATTACCTTTACGATCCAGAAAGAAATGAGTTGGAAGGTTGGCAAATAATTGAAGGAAGCTTAGAAGTAATTGAACAGATGGAGGGATGGATTAGTCCGAGACTGGGAGTGCGGTTTGAGTTAGGCTCAGAAGGATTAGAAATTTATAAACCTGATGGAGAAAAGTTTATTTCCCCTTCCGAAACAAATGCACAGCGGCTATTAGAGCGACAGCGCGCCGGACAAGAATTTCAACGCGCCGAACGTTTAGCCGCCAAACTGCGCGAATTGAACATCGATCCCGATAGCATTTAA
- the aat gene encoding leucyl/phenylalanyl-tRNA--protein transferase produces the protein MQYDIPSIIQGYAQGYFLMANDGEESLGWYSSRQRALIPLDERFTYPRSLGRALNQNRFSVAVNRDFGAVVEGCADRETTWISKELKQIYWGLYEAGWAYSFETWCGDELAGGILGLSIGGAFIGESMFYRIPEGSKVAMVKLVERLRDRSYLLFDAQMNNPHLERFGAYTVKEKLYNTILQEALKRRCSLF, from the coding sequence ATGCAATATGATATACCGTCAATTATACAGGGATACGCGCAAGGCTACTTCTTGATGGCCAATGATGGCGAGGAGAGTCTGGGGTGGTATTCCAGCCGCCAGCGGGCGCTGATACCGCTGGATGAGAGATTTACCTATCCGCGATCGCTGGGCCGGGCCTTGAATCAAAATCGGTTTTCTGTGGCTGTGAACCGCGATTTTGGGGCGGTGGTTGAGGGTTGTGCCGATCGAGAAACAACGTGGATTTCTAAGGAGCTCAAGCAGATTTACTGGGGTTTGTATGAGGCTGGTTGGGCTTACAGCTTCGAGACTTGGTGCGGCGACGAATTGGCGGGCGGTATTTTGGGATTGTCTATAGGCGGCGCGTTTATTGGGGAATCGATGTTTTACCGGATTCCCGAGGGTTCTAAGGTGGCGATGGTGAAGTTGGTGGAGAGATTGCGCGATCGATCTTATCTACTTTTCGACGCTCAAATGAACAATCCGCACTTGGAAAGATTCGGAGCATATACTGTCAAGGAAAAACTGTATAATACTATTTTGCAAGAAGCTTTAAAGCGTCGCTGCTCCTTATTTTGA